In Aedes albopictus strain Foshan chromosome 3, AalbF5, whole genome shotgun sequence, the genomic window CGATGAAGCAGAGTGAGATTTTGCTGATTAGTGATGTCATTGCCAAGCATATGATGTCCGGTGGAAAGATCGAGTTGATTCAGGAGGACTGGGATTACTTGCAGTTGCACTGTGCACTGTACTTCAATAGTGAGCTGTCCGGAATTCCGTTATCACTGATGGTACGTTTTCAAGGCATTTATGTCCAAACATATCTAGCCTAATATCTTGTTATTTCAGCCCAAAAAGCCGACACGCGGCATTGTGCAGCGTTTGAAGGGCAAACAGGGTCGGTTCCGAGGTAATCTGTCCGGCAAGCGAGTTGATTTCTCCGCCCGTACCGTTATATCGCCGGATCCCAATTTGATGATTCATCAGGTGGGAGTGCCCGATCGGGTGGCTAAGATTCTCACATTCCCGGAGCGAGTGAACACGGCCAACATCAATGTGAGACCGACCAACTTTCCCTAACTTGAACCAGTAACAATAGACACGTTTTCCTTTCAGAAAATGCGCCAGTTGATTAAAAACGGAACCGAGAAGCATCCCGGCGCTAACTACGTCCAACAGAAGGGCAGTGCTTTCAAGAAGTATTTGGCCTACGGTAATCGGGACAAAGTGGCTCAGGATCTGAAATGCGGAGACATCGTAGAGCGCCACCTGATGGACGGTGACGTGGTGCTGTTCAATCGTCAGCCCAGTTTGCACAAGCTCAGTATCATGTGTCACGTGGCCAAGGTGCAACCGCAGCGTACGTTCCGCTTCAATGAGTGTGCCTGTACGCCGTACAATGCCGATTTCGACGGAGATGAAATGAACTTGCATCTACCGCAGACGGAAGAGGCCCGAGCTGAAGCTTTGGTGCTGATGGGGGTGAGTTGAACAGTTTTCTTTATCCCCAAATCCCCTAATATCATCGATGAAAATTTTCTCTTTCCAGAACAAATCCAATCTGGTAACGCCTCGTAACGGTGAGCTACTGATTGCTGCCACCCAGGATTTTATTACCGGAGGTTACCTCCTGACACAAAAGGATCAGTTCCTCACCCGAGAACAGGTGATGCAGCTGGCCGCTTGTATGCTCTCTGGTCCGGACGCCAACATGGAGATCGATCTTCCCAAACCGGCCATCATCAAACCGCGCAAAATGTGGACAGGGAAGCAGATTTTTAGCTTGATCCTCAAGCCGAACAAGGACTGCATAGTAAATGCCAATCTGTCCACCAAGGGTCGTAACTACACAGCCGGTAAGGACATGTGCGTCAAGGACTCCTGGGTCGTGATCCGGAATTCGCAACTCATGTGCGGTGCCATGGACAAGGGAACGATGGGTTCCGGTACCAAAAACTGCATTTTTTATGTGATTCTCAGAGATTTCGGCGAAGAATACGCCATTCGTTCTATGTGGCGTCTGGCTCGTATGGCTTCGTACTTCATGATGAACCATGGGTTCTCGTTTGGTATCGGTGATGTGACTCCCAGtcgaaaacttctggaagagaagCAGAAGCTGCTGGAAAATGGTTACCGTCGGTGTGACGAGTACATAGCCGAAATGAAGAAGGGAACCCTGCAATGTCAGCCGGGTTGTACGGCCGAGCAAACACTGGAAGCGGTTATGTTGAAGGAATTGTCCAGCATTCGAGAACTGGCCGCGAAGGCGTGCTTCCGAGAATTGCATCCGACCAACAGTGCTCTGATTATGGCCCAATCCGGTTCGAAGGGATCGAATATTAACATTTCGCAGATGATTGCTTGCGTCGGACAGCAGGCCATCAACGGCAAGCGAGTTCCGAACGGGTTTGAGGATCGTGCTCTGCCCCATTTCGAGAAATTCTGTAAGTAGCTGTGTTTCAATTTTATTCTACACATTTTCTAATCAAAAACCTACTATTTCAGCGAAAATCCCAGCGGCCCGAGGCTTTGTCCAGAATAGTTTCTACTCGGGTCTCACGCCGACCGAGTTCTTCTTCCACACCATGGCCGGTCGTGAAGGTCTGGTCGATACGGCTGTCAAAACGGCCGAAACCGGTTACCTGCAGCGACGGTTGGTCAAATGTCTGGAGGATCTGGTCGTTCAATACGATGGCACCGTCCGGAACGCAATTGGCGAAGTCGTCGAATTCACCTACGGTGCGGATGGGCTGGATCCCGTGTACATGGAGATCAAGAACAAACCGGTGGACATCGATCGGCAGTTTATGCACGTTCGCAGTGTGTATCCATGCCGGAATGAAGCTCCACTCAGCGGTAACGAAATCGTTCCGGTAGctgaggaaattctcaaaaagtcAGATTTCGAAGACTGTCGAGTTGATTTCCGGAATGAATGCCTGTTAGTATATGATCCATGTACCGTTcccccaaaaaaaaatcatcctaacTTTCTCTCAATTCCAGCGATTTCCTGTCCAAATTCGGTCAAAGACTGGACAAGATTCAAAAGCGCTACCGTCACTGCTCGAAAGTGACCCTCGAGGTCGAACGAACTACCCGAGGTCAGCTGGAAGCGTTCCTCACCCAGGTGCGCAACAAGTACAACAAAGCAGTCACCGAGCCGGGAACGGCCGTCGGAGCGCTGGCCGCCCAAAGTATCGGTGAACCCGGTACCCAGATGACGCTTAAAACGTTCCATTTTGCCGGTGTCGCGTCGATGAACATCACCCAGGGTGTGCCGCGTATTGTGGAGATTATCAACGCCACCAAGGCGATTTCCACTCCGATTATCACGGCGGAAATCGAAGACAACACCAGCATGGAGTTTGCCCGGAAGGTGAAGGCCAGGATTGAGAAAACGACACTCGGTGAGATTTCGTCGTACATCGAGGAGGCGTACAAGTCGGATGACTGTTTCCTGCTGATCAAGCTGGATTTGGACCGAATCCGGGTGCTGGGGTTGGAGGTCAACGCGGAGACAATTCGATACTCGTGAGTATTCTTTCCGATGTCCATTAAACGGATTCCATTTATTCAGTACAACACCTTTGCATAGGTAGTAAAACAACTCGATTCGTAGTTGCTTCCTTCCTATCTTGTAAACGTTCTGCGCTCGCCAAATCCTTGTAGATCTGATCAGCTCATCTTGTTCGCTGTGATCCTCGTcgtcttgtaccatccggatctctatCGATCACAATCTTTAAGTAGCGAACAGGTAATGCGTTGGAACCTATTATTTATGGCATTTTTGGGTGATAAGTCATTAGGTGAAGATCTGGCCGACCGGCTGTCAACGTAGCTAGCCtaataactttccacgaactattTTGCGTTAAGTAGTAGCTGACAGCATCGCTCGGAGGTTTTATCGTTCCAATTGTAAGCCTATTCATTTACAATACCATCCTTACCTGCTGCTTTGTTGTATTTATCAGTTGGATgatttccttaacttccctcgATGACCTTACAGTGAAGGTTTCAACAGTTCCTGTGCCTGCTTCCAGTAGACTAGATGGATATCTGATCGAATCTTTCGAATTCTTAAGTCGCCCATTTCCCTCAGCCCGATTTGTCGAAGAACTTGTTTACCGTTGAGGATTTCTTGGGCCTCGCTAGTGAGCTCTTCGCGAGTCTTTGGAATTGCCAATCCAAGAAAATGCAATTCCTCGGGGTGGTGAATTGGAACTGCCGTTGCATCCTCAGCAaggttgaagaatttctccactaCCACAAAATCGACATCGCTGTAATCACGGGAACCTGGCTGCAGCTCGAACACTCAATGCACCACGAAAGATACACTATTGTGAGAGGAGATCGAGACTGGCCGGATGCCATCCCTGGGGTAGTGGCCACTTTTATGACGTAAGATAACGTGATACAGCATTTGATACAGCcgagcgtgcagaggaatggcactatcatcatacggtcgcacatgctcctcggctttgcggacgatattgatctcagcGGCATCCATCGTAGGGTAGTGAAAGAAGTACATGCTCCTCTGAAAAGAAAGGCATTGATGATACGCTAGACGATTAACtccaccaagacgaagtacatgatagtggGTAGAGAAAAAGACagacctagtggtgttagtgctgaagtAGTGATGGATGAGGATGCTATGAATAGGGCCTGGCTATGACTATATAAATAGGCTATGAATGCTGCAGCTATGAATAGGGCCTTTACAAATTGCGTAACCAGTTTAAGTCCCTTAACTTGTAAACGCAAACGTAATTCGCtctatataagacgctgattcttccggttgtccCCTACGGTTACGAGGCGTGGCCTTtcaaggaggtagaccgaaaagctttcggattttttgagcgcaaagtgctgcggacatttctcggtgggaaacaataaAATGGAGTGTGCACAGacgaatgaatcacgagttgtgccaattagactctcattggtatacagtactatacgctcggcgttacAGTAAAGCTACTTTGTAGCCAATCAAGGTACATACAGCGTCGGCGAACCGATCTTTCTGGTGGACGACATGAACATGTGGCACAGGATGGGGAACTGCACCAGAGCCAAAAAATCAAGAAGAACTCTTCGCCAAAAGTATGACTTAACGAACTTCTATGTCCCCGCTTTGAAGATTCCCACTCCCACTGGCTTTCCACCTTGAATTAGGTGACCTCAAATAACCTGGTGCAGATGTCGATGCTGAAAATACACGTTTAACTGTCTTAGAACCACCTAACTACAACCTTCCCAAATTGACGGCGAGAATCCGGTAGCCCCGACAGCAAACGCCACCGCTGCTTCGACAATGCAAACTGGAGCACCTTTGTTTGAAAAGTTGATGTGAAAGTCACGGCAGATTGGATCAGTAAAATCATCGTGATCATCACAGCGGCTGCTGTATCTATGCGTAGAATCCCCGACTGTCGTGAACTACGTCGCCAGAAAGATTGATCGGTCTACCAAAGCGCTGTGTACTCTCGGGCCCATATAGTCACAGATGTAAAGGCGTGCGTACTCAGcaagaccatgttgagggtgatgggttcgattcccggtcggtggaggaacttttcgtaaaggacattttcttgacttccttcgtAGTATAGTGCATATTGtgtgcacatgcaaaatgatcattggcagtggatgctctcagttaattactgtgGAAGAGCTTATAAAACACCAAGCTAAGTAGAAAGCTTTATCCCAGTGAGAACCTTACGTCACGGAGAAGAAGTGCACTGACGCTGAACCGACGGTCGAAACTGCGCATTAAAAACAAACTGCTGGTGGTCAAGTGTATCATccaacacagtaaaaccgctcagcactaaaatgtgtaagccctactcataagtgcataatttccagaccacacaaaaatgtgttacagttacacattctcaaaaacagctcgtacactcgtctagatgcgaaatgtcgatattttttttttgttttctaaggtcactagtaaacctagctagatcgctgtacaattttttttgcgaattttacgattttgcggacacaggaacTGATTTTGTGGATCCTATAACAGTTCCCCGAATACCATTACCCCGAAAACcaataccccgaaagccattaccccgaataggtcgttaccccgaatgacacattaccccgaaaaccattaccccgaatgacacaTTACCCCGAAAACCGTTTTCCCGAATGACACATTACCCCGAATGcaatgatgctgggtcattaggccgaaggtcattaggccgaaggccattaggccgaaggtcattaggccgaatggtcattaggccgaatggtcattaggccgaatggtcattaggccgaatggtcatcaggacgaattgaaagttagccgttgtttttaccttttccaacaatttttgacaaaaactagtttaacaatggaactagaaagaatagcctatgttttaaagaaggaaaaatttatgaattgaatatcagcagtttcagcgccaaaaactatttcagcaatgata contains:
- the LOC109401251 gene encoding DNA-directed RNA polymerase III subunit RPC1-like, which codes for MPKEQFREADVIKKISHVSFGIDSAELIQQEAHLHVVAKNLYNQDANRTPVTYGVLDRRMGVSQKDATCDTCKKGLNDCVGHFGYIDLALPVFHVGHFRATITILQSICKVCSRVMLKEDEKKQFSVRLMNPNLSYLAKKSIHSQVLKKAKKNTKCPYCGSLNGPVKKGAGLMKIVHEPFRGKKATDPLVTNALEVMMGAIEGNRELSQTIGPSSLMKELNPVEVLDLFKNIPKSDIPLLGMTSPESNPADLIVTRVFVPPVCIRPSVVSEVKAGTTEDDLTMKQSEILLISDVIAKHMMSGGKIELIQEDWDYLQLHCALYFNSELSGIPLSLMPKKPTRGIVQRLKGKQGRFRGNLSGKRVDFSARTVISPDPNLMIHQVGVPDRVAKILTFPERVNTANINKMRQLIKNGTEKHPGANYVQQKGSAFKKYLAYGNRDKVAQDLKCGDIVERHLMDGDVVLFNRQPSLHKLSIMCHVAKVQPQRTFRFNECACTPYNADFDGDEMNLHLPQTEEARAEALVLMGNKSNLVTPRNGELLIAATQDFITGGYLLTQKDQFLTREQVMQLAACMLSGPDANMEIDLPKPAIIKPRKMWTGKQIFSLILKPNKDCIVNANLSTKGRNYTAGKDMCVKDSWVVIRNSQLMCGAMDKGTMGSGTKNCIFYVILRDFGEEYAIRSMWRLARMASYFMMNHGFSFGIGDVTPSRKLLEEKQKLLENGYRRCDEYIAEMKKGTLQCQPGCTAEQTLEAVMLKELSSIRELAAKACFRELHPTNSALIMAQSGSKGSNINISQMIACVGQQAINGKRVPNGFEDRALPHFEKFSKIPAARGFVQNSFYSGLTPTEFFFHTMAGREGLVDTAVKTAETGYLQRRLVKCLEDLVVQYDGTVRNAIGEVVEFTYGADGLDPVYMEIKNKPVDIDRQFMHVRSVYPCRNEAPLSGNEIVPVAEEILKKSDFEDCRVDFRNECLDFLSKFGQRLDKIQKRYRHCSKVTLEVERTTRGQLEAFLTQVRNKYNKAVTEPGTAVGALAAQSIGEPGTQMTLKTFHFAGVASMNITQGVPRIVEIINATKAISTPIITAEIEDNTSMEFARKVKARIEKTTLGEISSYIEEAYKSDDCFLLIKLDLDRIRVLGLEVNAETIRYSICTSKLKLKQENVEVYGPSLIIIRPDPSKHSHALNAELQRLLTAIPNVVVAGLPQVSRAVIAVDDSRGPPTYKLCVEGYGLRDVMATYGVVGARTKSNNILEVYVTLGIEAARTTIMNEITDVMEGHGMSVDHRHIMLLASQMTSRGEVLGITRHGLAKMRESVFNLASFEKTADHLFDAAYYGQTDSIDGVSERIILGMPAAIGTGLFKLIHNHTDTRLEEVVEPIFNVT